From a region of the Thalassospira sp. TSL5-1 genome:
- a CDS encoding cyclic nucleotide-binding domain-containing protein: MSAKVMDRQVFAAGQIIFREGKPGGAAYVVQEGSVEIYKTTSGGEDVVLGHIEAGGLFGELSLIDDAPRMASARARDRTVVIAISRRQFEHKLNASDRFIRAILRILLSNYRQITRRSVKMEALLRKHGIPFED, translated from the coding sequence ATGTCAGCTAAGGTAATGGACCGTCAGGTTTTCGCGGCGGGACAAATTATTTTCCGCGAGGGCAAGCCCGGTGGTGCGGCTTATGTGGTGCAGGAAGGGTCTGTCGAGATTTATAAAACCACCTCTGGCGGCGAAGACGTTGTGCTGGGCCATATCGAGGCAGGTGGCCTGTTTGGTGAATTGTCCCTGATCGATGACGCCCCGCGCATGGCCTCCGCCCGGGCCCGCGACCGCACTGTGGTGATTGCGATTTCCCGCCGTCAGTTTGAACATAAACTCAACGCCTCCGACCGCTTCATTCGCGCCATTTTGCGCATTTTGCTGTCAAACTACCGCCAGATCACCCGTCGCTCCGTCAAAATGGAAGCCCTGTTGCGCAAACACGGCATTCCGTTCGAGGATTGA
- a CDS encoding DUF4123 domain-containing protein has protein sequence MSSFEAWIGDCHLRQTDDAEYRCQVAVWACDYTSFHATLLAHIERLGYSIFWLEEVLPASQYLSRNSAQYRQIGTLAKAVHPGHTVELGPIRDIAVNSSVRSESFLVVEEIEDIEPLDGQRGVWPVKFVPDVLLEPLFGQPEPTEFEITHYGSAEAVPPMKTYAILDAAKFQFGLSEFEECDMPFRCLFKGDAAEELKDAAPYLFELEQNKPFTRRLFTHIPDMSELMTTVHLWHKEPGIYIRSRLDFDVLWRHFRKFTRIQGAKGNWFLWRFWEGRNLIDYLTLTEKDDPSKAYNLFIKGGAMMVSSFYVLSPHGSSKILVNKTPDIKNADASIADVNVLEFLALKASVRKFLENYLELEGKPKSGKEYAAKMEQALTIAGRYYKLGFKSSYHIGSLVYWSAALDGDFETPEIKEISEDLRSPVSDRFVMMAREIKRLHGSKVRNYRGRRNRALSA, from the coding sequence ATGAGCAGTTTTGAAGCATGGATTGGTGATTGCCATTTGCGGCAAACTGATGATGCGGAATATCGCTGTCAGGTGGCTGTTTGGGCATGCGATTACACCAGCTTCCATGCAACTCTGTTGGCCCATATTGAACGTCTTGGCTATTCAATTTTTTGGCTCGAAGAAGTCCTTCCTGCTTCGCAATACCTTTCTCGCAATAGTGCGCAATACCGTCAGATCGGTACTTTGGCAAAGGCTGTGCATCCCGGACACACGGTCGAACTCGGTCCGATACGGGATATAGCGGTCAACAGCTCTGTCAGGTCGGAAAGCTTTCTGGTTGTCGAGGAGATCGAAGACATAGAGCCATTGGACGGTCAGCGGGGTGTCTGGCCAGTCAAGTTCGTACCTGACGTTCTGTTGGAACCACTTTTCGGGCAACCGGAACCCACCGAATTCGAAATCACGCACTACGGCAGCGCGGAGGCTGTTCCGCCAATGAAGACCTACGCCATCCTGGATGCCGCCAAGTTCCAGTTTGGGTTGAGCGAGTTTGAAGAGTGCGACATGCCATTTCGCTGTCTGTTCAAAGGAGACGCAGCGGAAGAACTGAAAGATGCTGCGCCATATCTTTTCGAGCTTGAGCAGAATAAGCCTTTCACGCGCCGTTTGTTCACCCACATCCCCGATATGTCCGAACTCATGACAACGGTACATCTATGGCATAAAGAGCCGGGTATCTATATTCGTTCACGATTGGATTTTGATGTGCTTTGGAGGCACTTTAGAAAATTCACACGTATTCAGGGAGCGAAAGGAAACTGGTTTCTTTGGAGGTTTTGGGAAGGCCGCAATCTTATAGATTATCTGACTTTGACCGAAAAGGATGACCCGTCAAAAGCGTATAATCTTTTTATAAAAGGTGGCGCAATGATGGTGAGCAGTTTTTATGTTTTGTCGCCTCACGGTTCATCAAAAATTCTCGTAAATAAAACTCCGGATATTAAGAATGCGGATGCCAGTATCGCAGATGTGAACGTACTTGAATTTTTGGCTTTGAAAGCAAGCGTAAGGAAATTTCTGGAAAACTATCTTGAACTGGAAGGAAAACCAAAATCAGGTAAAGAATATGCTGCCAAAATGGAACAGGCTCTCACCATAGCTGGTCGATACTATAAACTGGGATTTAAAAGCAGCTATCATATCGGAAGTCTTGTGTATTGGTCAGCCGCTCTTGATGGTGATTTTGAAACACCGGAAATCAAAGAAATATCAGAAGATTTGCGTTCGCCCGTTTCAGACCGTTTTGTGATGATGGCACGCGAAATCAAGCGTCTTCATGGCAGTAAAGTAAGGAATTATCGTGGAAGAAGAAACAGAGCTTTATCTGCCTGA